The Halioglobus maricola genome segment TTTACTCCCGCTTTGAAAGCAACGGCCTGCAGATTGTAGCTGCCAAGATGCTGCGTCTGGACGATGTTGTTGCCGGCGGTTTTTATGCCGAGCACGCTGAGCGCCCGTTCTACAAAGACCTGGTTGCGTTTATGACTTCTGGCCCTGTCTGCGTGCAGGTTCTGGAAGGTGAGAATGCGATCGCCAAGAACCGCGAGTTGATGGGAGCTACTAACCCGCAGGAAGCCGACGAAGGCACTATCCGCGCTGATTTCGCTTCCAGCATCGATGCCAATGCCGTCCACGGTTCTGATTCCCCGGCTTCTGCCGAGCGTGAAATCGCTTACTTCTTCGCCGCCAGCGAGATCTGCGCGCGCTAAGCGGTATTTGATGTGACGTCGGTAATAGCCACTTCAGAAGGGACTGGGCAGCAGGTCGAGAAGACCAATTTGCTGGGCCTGCCCCTGCCTGCGCTGGAGCAAT includes the following:
- the ndk gene encoding nucleoside-diphosphate kinase — translated: MAVERTLSIVKPDAVGKNVIGKIYSRFESNGLQIVAAKMLRLDDVVAGGFYAEHAERPFYKDLVAFMTSGPVCVQVLEGENAIAKNRELMGATNPQEADEGTIRADFASSIDANAVHGSDSPASAEREIAYFFAASEICAR